ACGAGTACAAATGGATCAATTGCGATTGATGCCGAAGCAGTTGTGAAATTCCCCATGTTTCTTTTTGTACTTTTGGCTATTAGCCTATTGCTTATCACGTGAACGTCGTATCTGTCGCTTATAGAGTTCGATGTTCCGTCAGCGCTTAATGTAGCAACTGAATCATCTTGGGAGATAGTTATGGATAATTTGGGTTGTAGATCTTCATTGCCTTGATGCATTTGTTCTTTAGCTAGGGTCAAGCGTACAGAATTGAGGCCAGCAAAGGCTGCAGCGAAGGAGCTTTTCCCGAAGCCATTAGGCGCAACAAGCAAAGAAGGTTTGTTTGGAATTATATTAAGCTCAAAGAGCTGATTCTCAATGCCTTTTACATTTTCAATGTGGATAGACCTGATCGTCATATGTCACTCCTATATTTTTCTTATCGCTTTTTTATTTTGGAGGGCTGCTCAATATTTAGAATCAATAAATATTAATAACAAGAAGATAGGCTAGGCGCGACTGTTTGGCCACCTTTATGGCAGCCAAACTTTTTAGGTATTTATAGTAAATTATTTTTGTAGCTCTTCGACAATTTTATTCAATTCTTCTTGTGCTTTTTTTATTATCGCAGGTGCGCACTCCATGCAAATATTTAGGCGCTGCCCCGGGACCTTTTCATAAGCAAAATGTTTTTCGCCTTTGGAAATTGTATGGCTGCTTTTTGCATCACACTTGCGGGTGCCCGCACTAATTTCAAACCTGAAGTCGCTGATGATGTTTCTAATATTTGACATGTTCGTCTCCCTGAACGTGGCGTTATGCCTTCTTGGTTATCTTCGTGCCAGCATGCCACAGCTCTACACACGATTGATAGGGCATTAATTCGAAGCTACAGAGCTTCTCGGGGTGTAGGTCTACCAAGGTCTGCCGCTACCAGTACGGGGCTGATTCAACTCACATCCATCGACTAATTGCCTTCGTTGGACAGGCGCCCTTACTGACTTTAGACCATAATCAACTTTTGTTTGGAAGCCCCTTTTGGTCGACAGCGGTCGTTCTTGAACGTCCGCTTTTGGCCGATTACTGGCTGTCACGAATGCTAGAAATCGGCCAGAAGGGGCCAGTCGAAGGCATCCAGGAAATCAGGGGCGATTCAAACTTAAGGAAAGGCTGCTTTGTACCAGCAGCTAGTCAAGCCAGCTAAAGAATTTCGACTCAAAGTCCCAAACTGTGAAGTAGTGGTCGCCGTCCCAGTAGGCTATCTTTCCTCGATCAGTTACGGATCGTTTGGCACGGAAAACAGTATCGGTATTCTTCAGCGCAAGAATCCTTTGATCTAGGATTGGGACTTCGTGACCCTGTAATCCATGGGTATCCTGCCCAACGATATGCTTAGGCAGGGCCATTAGCAATGCGGCGTGGGTGGTTTCCTTTAACACAAGCGCGAAGACATTCCCGATTGTGCCGTACCCATCGCGCGCGTGTACAACTAAGGCATTGCTGCCCCCCTCCAACCGTCGCAACACCGAAATCAAATGATCATCTGATACCAGCGCCGACTTATCGCGAATAACACCTCCCTCAGCTTGGCGGCACCATTCGGCAACATCCTTCGACGTGTTCAGTTCCAGCAGACCAGAAGATCGGTTAGCAAATCTTTGTGCGCCGGGCAGGTAACGTGAAGTGGTGACGAAAATCCCACGATCAGCACCGTCATTCGCAACAACACCTCGAAGAGCTGCTACCGCTTCTAGTCCAATAGGGCGGGATGGTGAGTATCGCTTGGCCTGAACGTAAACGAGGGTGTCCCCTAATGGCCCGCGTTGGAGCAATCGGACATCGACGCCGCCATCTCCTACACCGGGTCCCAGCTCTGCCTCATAACCTAGGTTCTGGAATATTCGATAGAGCAGTACTTCAAACTCACGGTGGTGAAGACTAAGTAGCCGCTCAGGGCGAGAGTAGAAATACTGATAGAGCTCAGCATAAAGATCGCCGAAGTCCTCTATTATTAGGCTGCACACCCA
This genomic stretch from Pseudomonas sp. Os17 harbors:
- a CDS encoding restriction endonuclease is translated as MEYTDKQLEKLIQDAQKALEAWAVSHDLWHDSDFVSYAEHVDGEPGDGAVIFILRSGGDLGRLLDEDYDPKLRAQFQEVAGAYGFWFENCDGHSFYFLAETEELQTAYDAYFQWRWVCSLIIEDFGDLYAELYQYFYSRPERLLSLHHREFEVLLYRIFQNLGYEAELGPGVGDGGVDVRLLQRGPLGDTLVYVQAKRYSPSRPIGLEAVAALRGVVANDGADRGIFVTTSRYLPGAQRFANRSSGLLELNTSKDVAEWCRQAEGGVIRDKSALVSDDHLISVLRRLEGGSNALVVHARDGYGTIGNVFALVLKETTHAALLMALPKHIVGQDTHGLQGHEVPILDQRILALKNTDTVFRAKRSVTDRGKIAYWDGDHYFTVWDFESKFFSWLD